A portion of the Ascaphus truei isolate aAscTru1 chromosome 14, aAscTru1.hap1, whole genome shotgun sequence genome contains these proteins:
- the EFEMP2 gene encoding EGF-containing fibulin-like extracellular matrix protein 2, with protein MGEYIDECRYRYCQHRCVNYPGSFTCQCEPGFQLASNNRSCVDVNECSMGTPCQQRCYNTYGTFLCRCNQGYELDHDGVTCNDVDECSYSSYLCQYQCVNEPGRFSCGCPDGYQLLGTRLCQDINECEAGSHGCSDAQTCVNFHGGHRCVEKNRCAEPYIQVSDNRCVCQANNPLCREEPGSVVYRYMSVTSDRSVPSDIFQIQATSVYPGAYNSFHIRSGNEQGDFYIRQINNISAMLVLANPVSGPQEFVLDLEMLTSNSLLSYQSSSVLRLTVFVGGFSF; from the exons atgggggagt aCATAGATGAGTGCAGATACCGGTACTGCCAGCATCGTTGCGTTAACTACCCCGGCTCCTTCACCTGCCAGTGTGAGCCGGGATTCCAGCTGGCATCAAACAACCGCTCCTGCGTGG ATGTTAATGAGTGCTCCATGGGGACCCCCTGCCAGCAGCGGTGTTATAACACCTACGGGACGTTCCTCTGCCGCTGTAACCAGGGATATGAGCTGGACCACGACGGAGTAACCTGCAATG ATGTCGATGAGTGCAGTTACTCGAGCTATCTGTGCCAGTACCAGTGTGTGAATGAGCCTGGGCGGTTCTCCTGCGGGTGCCCAGACGGGTATCAGCTGCTGGGCACCCGGCTATGCCAAG ATATTAACGAATGCGAGGCGGGAAGCCACGGCTGCTCGGACGCGCAGACCTGCGTCAACTTCCACGGCGGCCACCGCTGCGTGGAGAAGAATCGCTGCGCGGAGCCGTACATCCAAGTGTCTGACaa TCGCTGCGTGTGTCAAGCCAATAACCCGCTGTGCCGCGAGGAGCCGGGGTCTGTGGTGTATCGGTACATGAGTGTCACGTCGGATAGGAGTGTCCCCTCGGATATATTCCAGATCCAGGCAACCAGCGTATATCCCGGCGCATACAACTCATTCCACATCCGCTCCGGGAATGAGCAGGGGGACTTCTACATTAgg caAATTAACAACATCAGCGCCATGCTGGTCCTGGCCAACCCAGTCAGCGGTCCCCAGGAGTTCGTGCTGGACCTGGAAATGCTGACGTCCAACTCGCTGCTCAGTTACCAGTCCAGCTCCGTGCTCAGGCTCACCGTGTTTGTGGGGGGATTCTCCTTCTAG